Proteins encoded in a region of the Sebastes fasciatus isolate fSebFas1 chromosome 9, fSebFas1.pri, whole genome shotgun sequence genome:
- the dync2li1 gene encoding cytoplasmic dynein 2 light intermediate chain 1 isoform X2, producing the protein MGSKAGGKTSILLRCLDRDETSKPTLALEYTFGRRARGHNTPKDIAHLWELGGGISLSDLVQIPITPVSIRSLSVILILDLSKPNALWGTMEKLLQAAQAQLEKVSSQAQQAQKAKPGAKHQTPVHSAARVLPKDYPDRELISPFPVPLLIIGSKYDIFQEFDSEKKKVVSKTLRFVAHYYAASLIFTSIKSESLMSKTKSFFSHLAFGLDRGKNVSCDSTKPLIIPAGSDSFSQIGSPPASDVDISSLHAKNPRDLWRKVYERVFPQENTSEQRELKDPAKDQQYSEPQIDAMRAQKDQELEQYKRNAAKSWKGLELET; encoded by the exons ATGGGGAGCAAGGCGGGG GGTAAAACGTCCATTCTGCTCAGATGCCTCGACAG GGATGAAACATCCAAGCCAACTCTGGCGCTGGAGTACACTTTTGGCAGACGGGCCCGGGGACACAACACA CCCAAAGACATCGCACACCTCTGGGAGCTGGGAGGGGGGATCTCTTTGTCAGACCTGGTCCAGATCCCCATCACTCCTGTCAGCATCAG GTCTCTCTCTGTCATCCTAATTCTGGACCTGTCTAAACCCAACGCCCTGTGGGGAACCATGGAAAAGCTGCTGCAGGCAGCACAAGCTCAGTTGGAGAAAGTCTCCTCCCAGGCACAACAAGCACAGAAAGCCAAACCTGGAGCCAAACACCAGACGCCTGTCCACTCAGCAGCACGCGTCTTACCTAAAGACTATCCT GACAGAGAGCTGATCAGTCCCTTTCCTGTTCCTCTGCTGATCATTGGCAGCAAATATGACATCTTCCAG GAATTTGACTCTGAGAAGAAGAAAGTGGTTAGTAAAACACTGCGTTTCGTTGCCCACTACTACGCAGCCTCTCTTATT TTCACGAGCATCAAGTCGGAGAGCCTAATGTCAAAAACCAAGAGCTTCTTCTCCCACCTGGCTTTTGGTCTGGACAGAGG GAAGAATGTGTCCTGTGACTCCACCAAGCCTCTCATCATTCCAGCTGGCTCTGACTCCTTCAGCCAAATAG GTTCCCCTCCTGCCAGTGATGTAGACATTTCTTCTCTGCATGCCAAAAACCCAAGAGACCTCTGGAGGAAAGTCTACGAGCGTGTCTTCCCCCAAGAG AATACCAGTGAGCAGAGGGAACTAAAGGATCCAGCCAAAGACCAACAGTACAGTGAGCCTCAGATTGATGCCATGAGAGCCCAGAAAGACCAG GAGTTGGAGCAGTATAAGAGGAACGCAGCTAAGTCGTGGAAAGGACTGGAGCTGGAGACATGA
- the dync2li1 gene encoding cytoplasmic dynein 2 light intermediate chain 1 isoform X1 → MPKISSDTLWEQAAAEVHSLEAAGEEEVCERTVFLMGSKAGGKTSILLRCLDRDETSKPTLALEYTFGRRARGHNTPKDIAHLWELGGGISLSDLVQIPITPVSIRSLSVILILDLSKPNALWGTMEKLLQAAQAQLEKVSSQAQQAQKAKPGAKHQTPVHSAARVLPKDYPDRELISPFPVPLLIIGSKYDIFQEFDSEKKKVVSKTLRFVAHYYAASLIFTSIKSESLMSKTKSFFSHLAFGLDRGKNVSCDSTKPLIIPAGSDSFSQIGSPPASDVDISSLHAKNPRDLWRKVYERVFPQENTSEQRELKDPAKDQQYSEPQIDAMRAQKDQELEQYKRNAAKSWKGLELET, encoded by the exons atgccaaaaataag CTCAGACACGCTGTGGGAGCAGGCTGCGGCGGAGGTCCACAGTCTGGAGGctgcaggtgaggaggaggtCTGCGAGAGGACCGTGTTCCTGATGGGGAGCAAGGCGGGG GGTAAAACGTCCATTCTGCTCAGATGCCTCGACAG GGATGAAACATCCAAGCCAACTCTGGCGCTGGAGTACACTTTTGGCAGACGGGCCCGGGGACACAACACA CCCAAAGACATCGCACACCTCTGGGAGCTGGGAGGGGGGATCTCTTTGTCAGACCTGGTCCAGATCCCCATCACTCCTGTCAGCATCAG GTCTCTCTCTGTCATCCTAATTCTGGACCTGTCTAAACCCAACGCCCTGTGGGGAACCATGGAAAAGCTGCTGCAGGCAGCACAAGCTCAGTTGGAGAAAGTCTCCTCCCAGGCACAACAAGCACAGAAAGCCAAACCTGGAGCCAAACACCAGACGCCTGTCCACTCAGCAGCACGCGTCTTACCTAAAGACTATCCT GACAGAGAGCTGATCAGTCCCTTTCCTGTTCCTCTGCTGATCATTGGCAGCAAATATGACATCTTCCAG GAATTTGACTCTGAGAAGAAGAAAGTGGTTAGTAAAACACTGCGTTTCGTTGCCCACTACTACGCAGCCTCTCTTATT TTCACGAGCATCAAGTCGGAGAGCCTAATGTCAAAAACCAAGAGCTTCTTCTCCCACCTGGCTTTTGGTCTGGACAGAGG GAAGAATGTGTCCTGTGACTCCACCAAGCCTCTCATCATTCCAGCTGGCTCTGACTCCTTCAGCCAAATAG GTTCCCCTCCTGCCAGTGATGTAGACATTTCTTCTCTGCATGCCAAAAACCCAAGAGACCTCTGGAGGAAAGTCTACGAGCGTGTCTTCCCCCAAGAG AATACCAGTGAGCAGAGGGAACTAAAGGATCCAGCCAAAGACCAACAGTACAGTGAGCCTCAGATTGATGCCATGAGAGCCCAGAAAGACCAG GAGTTGGAGCAGTATAAGAGGAACGCAGCTAAGTCGTGGAAAGGACTGGAGCTGGAGACATGA